One window of the Mycobacterium haemophilum DSM 44634 genome contains the following:
- a CDS encoding putative bifunctional diguanylate cyclase/phosphodiesterase yields the protein MRNDTTTRQLDELVTAVANQLMSVEAATSVKVSQRVLGYLGEALGVDASFLRHNDHNIRATKLVAEWPPRVDIPDPDPIGVVYFADADSVFAIAEHLKEPAVLRPEPANADYQRRIQAGTNIPAVSLACVPLLSGDITTGTLGLVKYGDREWNEAELNALKAIATLFAQLQARVAAEIKSGHDDLTGLHNRRALLQHLERRLAPGQPGPVAALFFDLDRLKAINDYLGHAAGDQFIQVFAHRIRDAFTDKGLVARLGGDEFVVIPASPMGADDAEPLAERFRDHLKEYVTIGGEVLTRTVSIGVASAIPGQDTPSDLLRWADQAVLASKQVGGNSVAVFSAAMSIEAELRNDVELHLRRGIESDDLRLVYLPEVDLRTGDIIGVEALVRWQHPTRGLLSPASFIPIAESINLTGELDRWVLKTACSEFAEWRSDGLGHDVLLRVNVSPGQLVTGGFVDFVVDAITQSGLDTSSVCLEITENVVVQDLYTARATLAALKDVGVQIAIDDFGTGYSVMSLLQTLPVDTLKIDKAFVRQLGSNTSDLVIVCSIMVLAEGFQLDVVAEGVETEAAARALLAHGCYRAQGFLFSRPVPGEAMRCMLSARRLPLTYKPPSKVPCTSSYETQCELEPPPR from the coding sequence ATGCGCAACGACACCACAACGCGCCAGCTCGATGAGCTAGTCACCGCCGTCGCCAACCAACTCATGTCCGTCGAGGCTGCTACGTCAGTTAAGGTCAGTCAACGTGTGCTGGGCTATCTGGGGGAGGCGCTGGGCGTAGATGCCAGTTTCTTACGTCATAACGACCACAACATTCGTGCCACAAAGCTCGTAGCCGAATGGCCACCTCGCGTCGACATACCGGACCCTGACCCGATCGGCGTGGTGTATTTCGCCGATGCCGATTCGGTCTTCGCGATTGCCGAGCATCTCAAAGAACCGGCGGTTTTGCGGCCCGAGCCAGCCAACGCGGACTACCAGCGCCGGATCCAGGCGGGCACAAACATTCCCGCAGTTTCCCTGGCATGCGTGCCGCTACTGTCGGGAGACATCACCACCGGAACGCTGGGGTTGGTCAAATACGGAGACCGGGAATGGAATGAGGCGGAGCTCAATGCTCTCAAGGCCATCGCTACTCTCTTTGCCCAGTTGCAAGCCCGCGTTGCCGCCGAAATCAAGTCTGGCCATGATGATCTGACCGGACTGCACAATCGGCGAGCGTTGCTGCAGCACCTTGAACGAAGGTTGGCCCCTGGACAACCCGGCCCAGTCGCGGCGCTGTTTTTCGATCTTGACCGCCTCAAGGCCATCAACGACTACCTGGGCCACGCCGCCGGCGACCAGTTCATCCAGGTCTTCGCCCACCGAATACGCGACGCCTTCACTGATAAGGGCCTGGTCGCTCGCCTCGGCGGGGACGAATTCGTCGTCATACCCGCATCACCGATGGGTGCTGATGACGCTGAGCCGCTCGCCGAACGTTTCCGCGACCACCTCAAGGAATACGTCACCATCGGGGGCGAGGTGCTGACCCGCACCGTCAGTATCGGTGTCGCCTCAGCAATTCCCGGCCAAGACACACCCTCGGACCTGCTCCGCTGGGCGGACCAAGCCGTTCTAGCGTCTAAACAGGTGGGCGGCAATAGCGTTGCGGTGTTTAGCGCAGCCATGTCCATCGAAGCTGAACTGCGCAATGACGTTGAACTACACCTTCGACGTGGTATCGAATCCGATGACCTTCGCTTGGTCTACTTGCCCGAGGTTGACCTGCGGACCGGCGATATTATTGGGGTCGAGGCATTGGTCCGTTGGCAGCATCCCACCCGTGGATTGCTGTCACCGGCCTCCTTTATCCCCATAGCCGAATCCATCAACCTCACAGGCGAATTGGACCGGTGGGTGCTGAAGACGGCGTGCAGCGAATTCGCCGAATGGCGTTCAGACGGTTTGGGCCATGACGTGCTGCTGCGTGTCAACGTCTCACCAGGACAGCTGGTCACCGGTGGTTTTGTTGACTTCGTTGTGGACGCGATCACTCAATCCGGCCTTGACACTTCGTCGGTGTGTTTGGAAATCACCGAGAATGTCGTTGTGCAAGACCTATATACGGCCCGCGCGACCCTTGCGGCACTCAAGGACGTGGGCGTGCAGATCGCCATCGACGACTTCGGTACGGGCTATAGCGTCATGTCTTTATTGCAGACGCTGCCGGTTGACACGCTGAAGATCGATAAGGCATTCGTGCGTCAACTGGGATCCAACACCAGTGATCTGGTCATTGTGTGCAGCATTATGGTTCTTGCAGAAGGTTTCCAACTCGATGTAGTTGCCGAAGGCGTTGAGACGGAGGCTGCGGCAAGGGCCCTGCTAGCTCATGGGTGTTACCGTGCGCAAGGTTTCTTGTTCTCCAGGCCGGTCCCCGGAGAAGCCATGCGGTGCATGCTGTCGGCGCGACGACTGCCATTGACATACAAACCGCCATCGAAGGTCCCATGTACTAGCAGCTATGAGACCCAGTGCGAATTGGAACCGCCTCCGCGTTAA
- a CDS encoding GNAT family N-acetyltransferase: MDILIEPFHADDTDPVLALFVDALSSYYGGDHVAHFNRLIKAYDNGNLDEIGYNSTWQVGVVARCTRTNTVIGFLNYVVKRQKTAKVSPIVVDPKARGRGVGHRLLAHMYQVLSDIPVRNVYCTVDKQNRSTVNFFTHEGFRVVGSSRDQYLKGHCELILQRPTCVADAESDSRIEAVSLVRAETEDHWKELGDRAASFASNEALRHDISEIKAAAIRESWDVESKPKIVYLAYTGGDLIGALILCPKKGGSTKISTAFWKNEMALSALLAGLTQVDEFINTAGRVYIHMPMTPKLVQVMQARGWRLDAVIPGADSEQVVIGQWSTNRFESATQVRPEWPDYHLELQQVIRARDWHKLETPQDLAISLMAEVGELAQELQWKSRADLLDLDTQSIAAELADIYNYLHRLSWHLNIDLLQSCFDKLENVKDKYPVALAKGNSKKYTQFV, translated from the coding sequence ATGGACATTCTTATCGAACCGTTCCATGCCGATGACACCGATCCGGTGCTGGCTCTGTTCGTCGATGCATTGAGTAGCTACTACGGGGGTGATCATGTTGCTCACTTCAATCGTCTGATAAAGGCTTACGACAACGGCAATCTCGACGAGATTGGCTACAACTCCACGTGGCAAGTCGGTGTCGTCGCCCGGTGCACACGCACCAACACCGTCATCGGGTTCTTGAACTATGTGGTGAAACGCCAAAAAACAGCCAAGGTCAGTCCGATAGTCGTCGACCCGAAGGCCCGCGGACGGGGAGTCGGCCATCGCCTTCTTGCGCACATGTACCAGGTGTTATCCGATATTCCAGTACGGAATGTCTACTGTACTGTTGACAAGCAGAATCGTTCTACCGTGAACTTCTTTACTCATGAAGGTTTCCGAGTCGTCGGGTCCTCGCGCGACCAGTACTTGAAAGGGCATTGCGAGCTAATTCTCCAACGACCGACCTGCGTAGCAGATGCAGAATCAGATTCACGGATTGAAGCTGTGTCGTTGGTGCGGGCCGAAACTGAAGACCATTGGAAGGAGCTCGGGGACAGAGCGGCTTCGTTCGCTTCGAACGAAGCTCTGCGGCATGACATCTCAGAAATTAAGGCCGCGGCAATACGCGAGTCGTGGGATGTGGAATCTAAACCGAAGATCGTCTACCTTGCCTATACGGGTGGCGACCTAATCGGCGCGCTCATTCTATGCCCGAAAAAGGGCGGTTCGACCAAAATCTCGACAGCCTTCTGGAAGAACGAGATGGCACTCAGTGCGCTGCTTGCCGGTCTAACGCAGGTGGACGAGTTCATCAATACCGCGGGGCGTGTGTACATACATATGCCTATGACGCCAAAGCTGGTTCAGGTCATGCAGGCTCGTGGGTGGCGGCTCGACGCTGTTATCCCCGGCGCCGACTCAGAGCAGGTGGTCATCGGCCAATGGAGCACCAATCGCTTTGAGTCAGCAACTCAGGTTCGGCCCGAGTGGCCGGACTATCACCTGGAATTGCAACAAGTAATCCGAGCACGGGACTGGCATAAGCTCGAAACACCACAGGATCTAGCTATCAGCCTGATGGCGGAGGTTGGCGAGCTTGCCCAAGAGCTGCAATGGAAGTCTCGTGCCGATTTGCTCGACCTCGATACCCAATCGATAGCGGCAGAACTCGCCGACATCTACAACTATCTTCATCGGCTGTCGTG